The sequence caaaaaaaaaccttttttattttctttattcatCAGAAATTGTGTACTGgtgctacactgtaaaaaaaaaaaaccagtaaaatttacggtaaaaaaccggcatctgtggttgccagaactttaccgtaaaaaaaatacagtagcaacgtaaaaaaaatctgttaaatttatggtaaaataacgtatttcattaactgatataatgttaatttaccaacctaatgaagtactaatatctgttttgtacctttataatacactgacagtcaccaaacacagtggtgataagagtcacatgatgaatcaaagttcatcacaagcagctttttcacaagctgagaaggacaatactaatatatagaaggtgcacacagtgtcattcacacacacacactaaacaccatcatggtaacatgcatgaaattttaaaaatgcaataaacaataatttaacaacattagatgtaacataaaacccttgTTTTACACAActatgtacataactgattagaaaaaaattagaaaaactaagaagaaacagagttatttcaacaaaaatatatcaaatgtgaaatgtcacgcagggaattgtgggaatgtcaatttacggtttttcactgtaaattttacaatgaattgttatttttcacttccaaaaactgaatttaacggtattttaccgtaaaattacattaaatgtaccgttacagttattcaccgtatatagtacggaaactttctgtaaaccaattgacagtttttcaccgcagcatttttacagtcttttactgttaaaatcacggtcattttttataACCCAGAAACCAATACACCGATCTGAAGAATCTGTTATAAAAAATCTAGAACTTTTTAAATTTCCAAAATACTATATATTAGACTGAAAATGTCCTGCGCTGAACCTACATAATGTGCATTTATATAAACCTATaaaactgctgtttttttttaatgttagtttGTACTAACCCATTGTGTTACTCATCACTAACCTATTAGCCATCATGCCCATGACCAACAGCATAGCGCCAATCAGAAGACCCAGAAAAGCGAATGCCAGCATACCAAACTTCCACGATGTTGCTGTTAAACAAGAAAAGGGCATTGGACAGTCTGTGAGTATTAATGTGAAACTGAAGCATTCAAGTGTACATTTAAGCCATGGAGAAATTAAACTCTATAAACATGAGAAACAAGAAGAAGAATATTAAGTGCAAGCTTGGCACACTCACGGTCCTCTGTGCGGTAATACCACTGTAAAATCTTCATCTGTGCCTCTGACATTGCCTGTGCAGGCGGCCCTTCAGCAAAGTCAAACTCGTCGGCCTCTAAATCACTGTCTCTTCTGGATCCTGTGAGCATGAGTGGAGATCAGACATATATTATAGCATGAGACCATGAAGAGTCGAAGTGAGGAAGGTCAGTGGAGTCTCTTTTCATACTGAGGCATAAATCGCTTTTACACTCTtatgcattgtgacattattgtCATGACAATGAAGCACATTCCCTCTATAATtcacattactgtaatgcaaaaaaataaatattaaacaatgcAATTGCATTTTCTATTACTTACtgattttttactgtatttttgatcaaataaatgcagatttGGGAGTGTAAGCCAACCGAGATAAAATGACACATAATTCAGAtaaagaattaaataaataataattcaaattattcAGCTGTTATTTCAGCTTCGACTCACTCTGTTTGTTCTGGCAGATATCAGCCGCATCCAGAGATTTCCAGATGTTGTGTTCACCTCTGTTGAGTCTGAGCTTTCCTCTCTCTGAACTCAATGCCAGGGCGTTTTTCATGCTGATGATCTGTTGAGCTTTGCACTGCCATTTGATATGTTCACCAGAATCACAAGTGGTAGTCTGGACGCGGTTGCTGTGGATGGCAGAGAGACACCTCTGGGTGCCTGTGTTTACTAGGAACCAGTGATCGGTCCACATCCACTGCTGCAGGACCGAGTCCAGACTGCATGTCTTCAACTCGACTCCTCCTTCAGTCGAGTCCTCTAGACACAGATCTTCCTTAATGTTGTGGATTGTGAAGCCGAATGtgccttgaaaaaaaaaaaaaagatattactTTTTAACTGAAGCCAGATGATATCTGTGAGTCATTGTGATTAAATCAATACATTTATGTCTGGAAAAAGGGAATGAATGGAGATTCTGTCTTGCACATGATAGATAAACTATAATTCAAAcaataatgtatattttatgtgGTCTCTAGTTCACCTTGAATTTCACGAAAACATGTCAAGGTCACATTTGACCCCAATATCAAAAGAGTAATTGCAAATAATGTTTTGTATCAAGTAAATGAAGCCTATTTTAGGGCTATTACACATTATTAAtgacagttaaagggttagttcacccaaaaatgaaaataatgtcatttattactcaccctcatgccgttccacacctgtaagaccttcgttaatcttcagaacacaaattaagatatttttgtcgaaatccgatggctcagtgaggcctgcaaaataatgacttgtatagtgatggccgatttcaaaacactgcttcaggaagcttcggagcgttatgaatcttttgtgtcgaatcatgattcggatcgcgtgtcaaaccgccaaactgctgaaatcacatggtgctccgaaccactgattcgacacactgattcattatgctacGAAGCtccctgaagcagtgttttgaaatcggccatcactatataagtcattattttgtttttttggcgcaccaaaaatattctcgtcgctttacaatattaatattgaaccactgaactcacatgaactgatttaaatatgtttttagtacctttatggatcttgagagaggaaatgtcattgctggctatgcaggcctcacttggaattcatcaaaaatatcttaatttgtgttccgaagattaacaaaggtcttacgggtgtggaacggcatgagcgtgagtaataaatgacattattttcatttttttggtgaactaaccctttaagaatattTCCCTCCAAAATCTAATTGCTTTAATTCATTTggacattttattaatttatttattttttgtcttttttctcaATGGTAATTCTCAATAAATTCTTATTATCATAATACATTATTCTTTATGCTGAAACTTGTGATTTATTGTCATATAAATAATgttacaatgcaaaaaaatattattattttaaataatttggtaacactttacaataaggtctcatttgcaGGGGCAGATTTAACCAATAAGCAAGGTAAGCGGCTCCTTAGGGCCCGAAGGAATCGGGGGGCCCCGTCAAATACCAAGAAGCCtatataaatcatatttaaCCTATTAAATTTCTATCACATTTTGTTTGGTGAGGATATCACCAttaaagttttaacattatacaCGTTAGATACATTTCTATGTACAGATTTTGGaagtacactgaaaaaaacGTTTACCGTACGTTACCGTAAAAAACGGTaacattatttatgttttacGGCATTTACCTTAAATTTCCAAATAGCTGTGGTTGAAGTACTTTaccataaaaaatacagtaataatattttaggttttattgaaaataataaagttcggtgtcaccattatggtgatcagtgtttgctttagttgggctcttgatcCTTTATTTTCTAACATTAGATTTTCACCGGCTGCTGTAACTGTATGttcataaaacacatttgttatggcaagaaaaTCAGAGAGAAAATGTTATTAGGTGATATTGCTTATGTATTGTTGACGACAATCATCATGTAGGATTCACTGATCTCATTTAGAGTCTTATTTTTGATTATATGAGGAATGTTTGATAAATTTAACATTATTGATTATAATATATCTGTGACTCTACAACATGAGAGTCAGCAGTGACAATCTGAAGACttcaaaaacacattgtgtaaaaataaactactgtatcacacacagacatcaagactcagcatatgaatctcaacagtggtgacgaacaaaatattcacaaaacaagctaaaaagtcgcaacaaaaacaacagcaaaaataaaagcagatAGTAGGAATAAAAGTGTGTCTGAAAGatatactttttttgtgcacaatGTTTTTTTATCACAACACTGCTGGATCTCATGCTGTAGAATCACATGGCTActataatcaataatgtaaaatgAATGACCTGAATACCATAGATAAGGCTCTAAGATTAGTCAAGCCACTACAGACaattacagtcaaaccaaaaatagacacctattgtatccgttggtgttcttattattattctgcttcttccgctctggaagtctatggcagcccatagaaccgtatggtaaaaagttgtgaaatttggcacacagttagaggacagtctgacctttgtccatagcaaatttggagtttAACTTTttagctgtccaaagttgcacttatg is a genomic window of Megalobrama amblycephala isolate DHTTF-2021 linkage group LG3, ASM1881202v1, whole genome shotgun sequence containing:
- the si:cabz01068815.1 gene encoding solute carrier family 51 subunit beta, producing the protein MLLLWIALSLTWPGTFGFTIHNIKEDLCLEDSTEGGVELKTCSLDSVLQQWMWTDHWFLVNTGTQRCLSAIHSNRVQTTTCDSGEHIKWQCKAQQIISMKNALALSSERGKLRLNRGEHNIWKSLDAADICQNKQRSRRDSDLEADEFDFAEGPPAQAMSEAQMKILQWYYRTEDPTSWKFGMLAFAFLGLLIGAMLLVMGMMANRNRKQIAKYKAATKVTGVNPETEQLQVIVTQVKEEKTLSIPSEHITTHNSHRDWEEPSTYSKEELKPGEIVVTWKDGNVSTLYPEPVSEGEGEEDVHSTDVEIESQNSPHVIASSEAIAF